The following coding sequences lie in one Chelonia mydas isolate rCheMyd1 chromosome 6, rCheMyd1.pri.v2, whole genome shotgun sequence genomic window:
- the TMEM265 gene encoding transmembrane protein 265 isoform X2: MGEEMALGVGNGCTGKPAGDEAETVVMIQEGPSRPEPSAWTPRPHALRCLAIGSTVCCCSCLGVLALIYAVKANEKRKTNSPDADLWARKSFRFSLLSIGVWVSLLILVPLLMGLISYLIARAE; encoded by the exons ATGGGGGAGGAGATGGCCCTCGGCGTGGGGAATGGCTGCACTGGGAAACCCGCAGGGGATGAGGCAGAGACTGTGGTGATGATCCAGGAGGGGCCCTCGCGGCCTGAGCCGTCTGCCTGGACCCCACGTCCCCATGCCCTCCGCTGCCTGGCCATAGGCAGCactgtctgctgctgctcctgcctggggGTGCTGGCCCTAATCTATGCTGTCAAG GCCAACGAGAAGCGGAAGACAAACTCTCCCGACGCGGATCTCTGGGCCCGGAAGTCCTTCCGGTTCTCCCTTCTCAGCATCGGGGTCTGGGTATCTCTGCTCATCCTGGTGCCGCTACTCATGGGACTCATCTCCTACCTGATTGCCAGGGCTGAATGA
- the LOC114021782 gene encoding nascent polypeptide-associated complex subunit alpha, muscle-specific form, with protein sequence MTQDMGLEDKLPDLGGRRELDQKDNDSGSSWASSISELALSSSGEELLQHRSQPASHRVEVESDDEASEPEMALSLSPVPLKPKRGRPPKNKSVQQPSQGKVQPPAATPKSHARKPETKAPEPSSPRSKKICENDSSLEKRKRGRPPKAHRVPVAPSAESPRGRGRPPKAQCSPVASSAESPRKQGRPPKPWCSPVAPRAESPRKRGRPPKAQCSLVVVPPSIELPHKRGRPPKAQCSSVIPNAESPRGRGRPQKAQCSPVAPSAESPRKRGRPPKAQCSLVTPSAESPRKRGRPPKAQCSPVIPSTELPRKRGRPPKIKSLEQLPSGTLKSHIRKLETKAPELFSPGSETDSSDSNSRLEKRKQGRPPKVHGALVIPHTDLPHEWHQPSKKKSPEINKEDVQPPPGVPTSHVMKLETKVPELSSPRSRTSELPGEAEAQPSPSTPKPHAQNPGSSAPEPVSSRSKTVSSEQPLEKRRRGRPPKVPWAPAAPSAESPSKRKRGRPSKSPALPRVEVAVLCSGSASDRDTSAENEPPLPGRKRRRRWRKEEPVLAGSESSLDSEDGMAPLWQKEKPDLGGETSALLPPQNTAPEVEPDGNSLGESSAPEHPPARSTRSTAAVSSSKTGPISGSLRM encoded by the coding sequence ATGACCCAGGACATGGGGCTTGAGGACAAACTGCCGGACTTGGGTGGCAGGAGGGAGTTGGACCAGAAAGACAACGACAGCGGCAGCAGCTGGGCCAGCAGCATCTCGGAGCTGGCGCTGTCCTCCAGCGgcgaggagctgctgcagcaccgCAGCCAGCCCGCCAGCCACAGGGTCGAGGTGGAGAGTGATGATGAAGCTTCTGAGCCAGAGATGGCCCTCAGCCTGTCCCCAGTGCCCCTCAAGCCTAAACGGGGCCGGCCCCCCAAGAACAAGTCTGTGCAGCAGCCAAGCCAGGGGAAGGTGCAGCCCCCAGCTGCCACCCCCAAGTCCCATGCCAGGAAGCCAGAGACCAAGGCGCCTGAGCCCTCTTCACCCAGGAGCAagaagatctgtgagaatgactCTTCCCTTGAGAAGCGCAAGCGGGGCCGGCCTCCCAAGGCGCATCGTGTCCCAGTCGCCCCCAGTGCTGAGTCTCCACGTGGGCGGGGCCGGCCTCCCAAGGCACAGTGTTCCCCAGTCGCTTCCAGTGCTGAGTCACCCCGCAAGCAGGGCCGGCCTCCCAAGCCATGGTGTTCCCCGGTCGCCCCCAGGGCCGAGTCGCCCCGGAAGCGGGGCCGGCCTCCCAAGGCACAGTGTTCCCTGGTAGTGGTCCCCCCCAGCATTGAGTTGCCCCACAAGCGGGGCCGTCCTCCCAAGGCACAGTGTTCCTCAGTCATCCCCAACGCTGAGTCACCCCGTGGGCGGGGCCGGCCTCAGAAGGCACAGTGTTCCCCAGTCGCCCCCAGCGCTGAGTCACCCCGCAAGCGGGGACGGCCTCCCAAGGCACAATGTTCCCTGGTCACCCCCAGTGCTGAGTCACCCCGCAAGCGGGGCCGTCCTCCCAAGGCACAGTGTTCCCCAGTCATCCCCAGCACTGAGTTGCCCCGCAAAAGGGGCCGGCCTCCCAAGATCAAGTCTTTGGAGCAGTTGCCATCCGGCACTCTTAAGTCCCACATCAGGAAGCTGGAGACCAAGGCCCCTGAATTGTTCTCACCCGGGAGCGAGACAGACAGCAGTGATAGCAACTCCCGCCTCGAGAAGCGCAAGCAGGGCCGACCTCCCAAGGTGCACGGTGCCCTGGTCATCCCCCATACTGATTTGCCCCATGAGTGGCACCAGCCCTCCAAAAAGAAGTCTCCAGAAATCAACAAGGAGGATGTACAGCCACCACCCGGTGTCCCCACATCCCATGTCATGAAGCTGGAGACCAAGGTGCCTGAGCTCTCCTCACCAAGGAGCAGGACCTCAGAACTGCCAGGGGAGGCGGAAGCACAGCCCTCACCCAGCACCCCAAAGCCACATGCCCAGAATCCAGGATCCAGTGCCCCTGAGCCAGTCTCATCCAGGAGCAAGACAGTAAGCAGTGAGCAGCCTCTGGAGAAGCGCCGACGGGGCCGGCCCCCCAAggtgccctgggccccagctgcccccagTGCTGAATCACCCTCCAAGCGCAAACGGGGCCGGCCCTCCAAGAGCCCAGCCTTGCCCCGCGTGGAGGTGGCAGTCCTGTGCTCCGGGTCAGCCTCAGACCGTGACACCTCTGCTGAGAACGAGCCACCTCTGCCTGGCCGcaagaggaggaggcggtggAGGAAGGAGGAGCCTGTCCTGGCCGGCAGTGAGAGCTCGTTGGATAGTGAGGATGGGATGGCCCCACTCTGGCAGAAAGAAAAGCCAGACTTGGGCGGTGAGACCTcggccctgctcccaccccagaaCACCGCCCCTGAAGTGGAGCCAGATGGCAACTCGTTGGGGGAAAGTAGCGCCCCTGAACaccccccagcccgctccacccGCAGCACAGCAGCAGTTAGCAGCAGCAAAACGGGGCCCATCAGTGGCTCACTCAGAATGtag
- the TMEM265 gene encoding transmembrane protein 265 isoform X1, with amino-acid sequence MPGATAAGAGQGRAVACDYLCFCPVGALAAPCWGSPRCPMGEEMALGVGNGCTGKPAGDEAETVVMIQEGPSRPEPSAWTPRPHALRCLAIGSTVCCCSCLGVLALIYAVKANEKRKTNSPDADLWARKSFRFSLLSIGVWVSLLILVPLLMGLISYLIARAE; translated from the exons ATGCCTGGGGCTACAGCAGCTGGAgcgggccagggcagggctgtggcaTGTGACTATCTGTGTTTCTGTCCTGTAGGTGCCCTTGCGGCCCCATGCTGGGGGAGCCCTCGGTGCCCCATGGGGGAGGAGATGGCCCTCGGCGTGGGGAATGGCTGCACTGGGAAACCCGCAGGGGATGAGGCAGAGACTGTGGTGATGATCCAGGAGGGGCCCTCGCGGCCTGAGCCGTCTGCCTGGACCCCACGTCCCCATGCCCTCCGCTGCCTGGCCATAGGCAGCactgtctgctgctgctcctgcctggggGTGCTGGCCCTAATCTATGCTGTCAAG GCCAACGAGAAGCGGAAGACAAACTCTCCCGACGCGGATCTCTGGGCCCGGAAGTCCTTCCGGTTCTCCCTTCTCAGCATCGGGGTCTGGGTATCTCTGCTCATCCTGGTGCCGCTACTCATGGGACTCATCTCCTACCTGATTGCCAGGGCTGAATGA